One window from the genome of Hoplias malabaricus isolate fHopMal1 chromosome 18, fHopMal1.hap1, whole genome shotgun sequence encodes:
- the trim3b gene encoding tripartite motif-containing protein 3b isoform X1 has product MSVTMAKRETGSTSPVVRQIDKQFLVCSICLDHYHNPKVLPCLHTFCERCLQNYIPPQSLTLSCPVCRQTSILPEKGVAALQNNFFITNLMEVLQRDPECSRPEACSVLESVSAAAAGKPLSCPNHEGKVMEYYCESCETAMCLDCTEGEHREHVTVPLRDVLEQHKAALKNQLDAIRNRLPQLTVAIDLVNEISRQLIERKNEAVNEISGTFEELERVLHQRKAALIADLENICSAKQKVLQTQLSLLQQGKENIQSSCSFTEQALNHGSATEVLLVQKQMSERVSALARHDFPERPHENAHLECQVETDGLRRSIQNLGVLLTTSAVGHTSVATGEGLRHAVVGQHVTVTVTTKDKDGELVRTGNAALKAEITGHDGARAAEPDVVDNKNGTYEVGYTIRSEGEYSISLLLYGQPIRGSPFRLRAVKPSDVPQSPDDVKRRVKSPSGTGGHIRQKAVRRPSSMYSTTKKKENPIEDELIYRVGTRGREKGEFTNLQGISTSNSGRVVVADSNNQCIQVFTNDGQFKLRFGVRGRSPGQLQRPTGVTVDMNGDIIVADYDNRWISIFSSDGKFKNKIGAGRLMGPKGVAVDRNGHIIAVDNKACCVFIFQSNGKLVTKFGARGTTDRQFAEKCGANFALEQKLSKSGPGFSPHFVAVNNKNEIIVTDFHNHSVKVFSADGEFLFKFGSHGEGNGQFNAPTGVAVDANGNIIVADWGNSRIQVFDSAGSFLSYINTSADPLYGPQGLALTSDGHVVVADSGNHCFKVYRYLQ; this is encoded by the exons ATGTCTGTCACCATGGCTAAGCGAGAGACGGGGAGCACAAGTCCAGTGGTGCGGCAAATAGACAAGCAGTTTCTGGTCTGCAGCATCTGCCTGGATCACTACCACAATCCCAAAGTCCTGCCCTGCTTGCACACATTCTGCGAAAG GTGCTTACAGAACTATATCCCACCCCAGTCTCTTACACTGTCCTGCCCGGTGTGCAGACAGACATCCATCCTGCCTGAAAAGGGTGTTGCAGCTCTGCAGAACAACTTCTTCATCACCAATCTGATGGAGGTGCTGCAGAGAGATCCAGAGTGTTCCCGTCCTGAGGCCTGCAGCGTGCTGGAGTCAGTCAGTGCTGCAGCCGCTGGGAAACCTCTTTCCTGCCCAAATCACGAGGGCAAG GTGATGGAGTATTACTGTGAGTCATGTGAAACGGctatgtgtttggactgtacGGAGGGTGAACACAGAGAGCATGTGACCGTCCCACTAAGGGATGTCCTGGAACAGCACAAAGCAGCACTGAAGAACCAGCTAGATGCCATACGCAACAG GCTGCCTCAGCTCACTGTGGCTATTGACCTGGTGAATGAAATTTCCAGGCAGCTAATAGAGCGAAAGAATGAAGCGGTAAATGAGATCAGTGGCACATTTGAGGAGCTGGAGCGAGTGTTGCACCAGCGCAAGGCGGCCCTCATCGCTGACCTGGAGAACATCTGCAGCGCCAAACAGAAG GTGCTGCAGACGCAGTTGTCGTTGCTGCAGCAAGGCAAAGAGAACATCCAAAGCAGCTGCAGCTTCACAGAGCAGGCTCTGAACCATGGTAGTGCCACCGAGGTGCTGCTGGTGCAGAAGCAGATGAGTGAACGTGTCAGCGCACTCGCCCGTCATGACTTCCCTGAACGGCCGCATGAGAATGCACACTTGGAGTGTCAAGTGGAGACTGATGGTCTCCGGCGCTCCATCCAGAATCTTGGCGTGTTGCTAACGACCAGTGCAGTGGGACACACCAGTGTGGCCACAGGGGAGGGTCTCAGACATGCCGTCGTTGGACAACACGTCACTGTCACTGTTACCACTAAAGATAAAGATGGAGAACTGGTGAGGACTGGAAATGCGGCTTTAAAAGCAGAAATAACGGGGCATGATGGTGCACGGGCTGCTGAGCCAGACGTGGTGGACAATAAGAACGGCACATATGAGGTCGGATACACAATACGGAGCGAGGGGGAGTACTCCATATCTCTGCTGCTCTATGGCCAGCCCATAAGGGGAAGCCCCTTCAGGCTCCGTGCTGTTAAACCCTCTGATGTGCCTCAGTCTCCAGATGACGTAAAGAGGAGGGTGAAGTCACCCAGTGGAACTGGAGGCCATATAAGACAGAAAGCAGTACGCAGACCCTCCAGCATGTACAGCACAACCAAGAAGAAGGAGAACCCTATTGAGGATGAGCTCATCTACAGAGTAG GCACAAGAGGCAGGGAAAAGGGTGAGTTTACTAACCTCCAAGGCATTTCCACTTCCAACAGTGGCAGAGTCGTAGTGGCTGACAGCAACAACCAGTGTATACAG GTGTTCACTAATGATGGACAGTTCAAGCTGAGGTTCGGAGTGCGTGGCCGTTCTCCTGGACAGCTGCAAAGGCCTACAGGAGTTACTGTAGACATGAATGGAGACATCATAGTGGCGGACTATGACAACCGATGGATAAGCATCTTCTCCTCAGACGGGAAGTTTAAG AATAAGATTGGAGCTGGGAGGCTGATGGGGCCAAAGGGTGTGGCTGTGGACCGGAATGGCCACATCATCGCAGTGGACAACAAGGCCTGCTGTGTCTTTATCTTCCAGTCGAATGGAAAACTGGTCACCAAGTTTGGGGCCAGGGGAACCACAGACAGACAGTTTGCAG AAAAATGTGGTGCAAACTTTGCACTGGAGCAAAAGCTTAGTAAATCTGGCCCTGGGTTCA GTCCTCATTTTGTGGCTGTCAACAACAAGAATGAGATTATAGTGACAGACTTCCATAACCACTCTGTTAAA GTGTTCAGTGCAGATGGGGAGTTCCTCTTTAAGTTCGGCTCTCATGGTGAAGGAAATGGCCAGTTTAATGCTCCAACAGGAGTAGCTGTGGATGCTAATGGCAACATCATTGTAGCAGATTGGGGCAACAGCAGGATACAG GTGTTTGATAGTGCAGGGTCCTTCCTGTCCTACATCAACACAAGCGCAGACCCTCTGTATGGGCCGCAGGGGCTGGCCCTCACCTCTGACGGCCATGTGGTGGTGGCTGACTCAGGGAACCACTGCTTCAAAGTATACCGTTACCTGCAGTAG
- the trim3b gene encoding tripartite motif-containing protein 3b isoform X2 produces MSVTMAKRETGSTSPVVRQIDKQFLVCSICLDHYHNPKVLPCLHTFCERCLQNYIPPQSLTLSCPVCRQTSILPEKGVAALQNNFFITNLMEVLQRDPECSRPEACSVLESVSAAAAGKPLSCPNHEGKVMEYYCESCETAMCLDCTEGEHREHVTVPLRDVLEQHKAALKNQLDAIRNRLPQLTVAIDLVNEISRQLIERKNEAVNEISGTFEELERVLHQRKAALIADLENICSAKQKVLQTQLSLLQQGKENIQSSCSFTEQALNHGSATEVLLVQKQMSERVSALARHDFPERPHENAHLECQVETDGLRRSIQNLGVLLTTSAVGHTSVATGEGLRHAVVGQHVTVTVTTKDKDGELVRTGNAALKAEITGHDGARAAEPDVVDNKNGTYEVGYTIRSEGEYSISLLLYGQPIRGSPFRLRAVKPSDVPQSPDDVKRRVKSPSGTGGHIRQKAVRRPSSMYSTTKKKENPIEDELIYRVGTRGREKGEFTNLQGISTSNSGRVVVADSNNQCIQVFTNDGQFKLRFGVRGRSPGQLQRPTGVTVDMNGDIIVADYDNRWISIFSSDGKFKNKIGAGRLMGPKGVAVDRNGHIIAVDNKACCVFIFQSNGKLVTKFGARGTTDRQFAGPHFVAVNNKNEIIVTDFHNHSVKVFSADGEFLFKFGSHGEGNGQFNAPTGVAVDANGNIIVADWGNSRIQVFDSAGSFLSYINTSADPLYGPQGLALTSDGHVVVADSGNHCFKVYRYLQ; encoded by the exons ATGTCTGTCACCATGGCTAAGCGAGAGACGGGGAGCACAAGTCCAGTGGTGCGGCAAATAGACAAGCAGTTTCTGGTCTGCAGCATCTGCCTGGATCACTACCACAATCCCAAAGTCCTGCCCTGCTTGCACACATTCTGCGAAAG GTGCTTACAGAACTATATCCCACCCCAGTCTCTTACACTGTCCTGCCCGGTGTGCAGACAGACATCCATCCTGCCTGAAAAGGGTGTTGCAGCTCTGCAGAACAACTTCTTCATCACCAATCTGATGGAGGTGCTGCAGAGAGATCCAGAGTGTTCCCGTCCTGAGGCCTGCAGCGTGCTGGAGTCAGTCAGTGCTGCAGCCGCTGGGAAACCTCTTTCCTGCCCAAATCACGAGGGCAAG GTGATGGAGTATTACTGTGAGTCATGTGAAACGGctatgtgtttggactgtacGGAGGGTGAACACAGAGAGCATGTGACCGTCCCACTAAGGGATGTCCTGGAACAGCACAAAGCAGCACTGAAGAACCAGCTAGATGCCATACGCAACAG GCTGCCTCAGCTCACTGTGGCTATTGACCTGGTGAATGAAATTTCCAGGCAGCTAATAGAGCGAAAGAATGAAGCGGTAAATGAGATCAGTGGCACATTTGAGGAGCTGGAGCGAGTGTTGCACCAGCGCAAGGCGGCCCTCATCGCTGACCTGGAGAACATCTGCAGCGCCAAACAGAAG GTGCTGCAGACGCAGTTGTCGTTGCTGCAGCAAGGCAAAGAGAACATCCAAAGCAGCTGCAGCTTCACAGAGCAGGCTCTGAACCATGGTAGTGCCACCGAGGTGCTGCTGGTGCAGAAGCAGATGAGTGAACGTGTCAGCGCACTCGCCCGTCATGACTTCCCTGAACGGCCGCATGAGAATGCACACTTGGAGTGTCAAGTGGAGACTGATGGTCTCCGGCGCTCCATCCAGAATCTTGGCGTGTTGCTAACGACCAGTGCAGTGGGACACACCAGTGTGGCCACAGGGGAGGGTCTCAGACATGCCGTCGTTGGACAACACGTCACTGTCACTGTTACCACTAAAGATAAAGATGGAGAACTGGTGAGGACTGGAAATGCGGCTTTAAAAGCAGAAATAACGGGGCATGATGGTGCACGGGCTGCTGAGCCAGACGTGGTGGACAATAAGAACGGCACATATGAGGTCGGATACACAATACGGAGCGAGGGGGAGTACTCCATATCTCTGCTGCTCTATGGCCAGCCCATAAGGGGAAGCCCCTTCAGGCTCCGTGCTGTTAAACCCTCTGATGTGCCTCAGTCTCCAGATGACGTAAAGAGGAGGGTGAAGTCACCCAGTGGAACTGGAGGCCATATAAGACAGAAAGCAGTACGCAGACCCTCCAGCATGTACAGCACAACCAAGAAGAAGGAGAACCCTATTGAGGATGAGCTCATCTACAGAGTAG GCACAAGAGGCAGGGAAAAGGGTGAGTTTACTAACCTCCAAGGCATTTCCACTTCCAACAGTGGCAGAGTCGTAGTGGCTGACAGCAACAACCAGTGTATACAG GTGTTCACTAATGATGGACAGTTCAAGCTGAGGTTCGGAGTGCGTGGCCGTTCTCCTGGACAGCTGCAAAGGCCTACAGGAGTTACTGTAGACATGAATGGAGACATCATAGTGGCGGACTATGACAACCGATGGATAAGCATCTTCTCCTCAGACGGGAAGTTTAAG AATAAGATTGGAGCTGGGAGGCTGATGGGGCCAAAGGGTGTGGCTGTGGACCGGAATGGCCACATCATCGCAGTGGACAACAAGGCCTGCTGTGTCTTTATCTTCCAGTCGAATGGAAAACTGGTCACCAAGTTTGGGGCCAGGGGAACCACAGACAGACAGTTTGCAG GTCCTCATTTTGTGGCTGTCAACAACAAGAATGAGATTATAGTGACAGACTTCCATAACCACTCTGTTAAA GTGTTCAGTGCAGATGGGGAGTTCCTCTTTAAGTTCGGCTCTCATGGTGAAGGAAATGGCCAGTTTAATGCTCCAACAGGAGTAGCTGTGGATGCTAATGGCAACATCATTGTAGCAGATTGGGGCAACAGCAGGATACAG GTGTTTGATAGTGCAGGGTCCTTCCTGTCCTACATCAACACAAGCGCAGACCCTCTGTATGGGCCGCAGGGGCTGGCCCTCACCTCTGACGGCCATGTGGTGGTGGCTGACTCAGGGAACCACTGCTTCAAAGTATACCGTTACCTGCAGTAG